The following are from one region of the Magallana gigas chromosome 6, xbMagGiga1.1, whole genome shotgun sequence genome:
- the LOC105340613 gene encoding vam6/Vps39-like protein encodes MHDAYESTTLLEKLPLKIEAIACYDDILLVGTKEGHLLQYKIKRGTGDNKYDVVLERSNKNFGKKPITQLYAVPELFLLISLTENVLSVHDLKTFQLIVCLSRTKGATLFAVDVKNAKTLSGGDQCMLRVCVAVRKKLQIMFWKNKTFHDLEDFTLYEVPKAMCWCKDSICVGFYKREYFLVKVNSGDTKELFPLGSKQQDPIIARLDDDRLMLGRDESSILIDSDGNPTQRYPISWSDLPIQIENNPPYVIAVLPKYVEVRTVEPRLMIQNIPLSKAHTICQGSGHIYISSQTSVWKLTPRSLNFQIKQLLESKEFELALKLADMTEDRPEEKDRLIHRIRTLYAFHQFCQHKFEESMAIFVKLGTDPSHVIGLYPNLLPQEFRNQLTYPERPPDLEGGELEKALLALQDYLTQKRKEVSKDINKEIETTAIKEGDVTIKSKKQLSQIIDTTLLKCYLQTNDALVAPLLRLKDNNCHVEESEKVLKKKEKFSELIILYEKKGLHEKALQLLVKQAARPNSPLKGHDRTVQYLQHLGKEHLKLIFEYAEWVLKEHQEDGLKIFTEDLPEVENLPREEVLNYLENINSELAIPYLEHIIWKCDDKSPEFHNRLAQLLQEKVQKLMKEYLQGLPEGHIPKRAGQEPGELGQVRSTLLKFLNMSEFYIPERLLTRFPLGFYEERAILLGRLGRHEQALGIYVHVLHDDRLAEEYCKKYYRKDKDSLKDVYFFLLKMYLDPPSPSTLGVSASQGIVPKPNMNAALRLMKEHAPKIDTSKSLELLPSTTKMSEILAYLENVMEHQAMIRRKNQVLKSMLYAENLQVHEQRMFYEKCKVTITDEKMCRVCRKKIGNSAFVRYPNGVIVHYYCCKDPKECPVEV; translated from the exons ATGCATGATGCATATGAATCTACAACCTTATTGGAAAAGCTGCCTCTGAAAATTGAAGCCATAGCATGCTACG atgaCATTTTGCTTGTTGGTACAAAGGAAGGACATTTActtcaatataaaataaaaaggggGACAG gGGATAATAAGTATGATGTAGTGTTGGAACGTTCAAATAAGAACTTTGGAAAGAAACCAATCACCCAG cTATATGCAGTCCCAGAACTCTTCTTATTGATAAGTCTGACTG agaatgtGTTAAGTGTACATGACCTGAAGACTTTCCAGTTAATAGTATGTCTTAGCAGAACAAAAGGGGCCACATTGTTTGCAGTAGATGTAAAG aaTGCAAAAACTCTTTCAGGGGGTGACCAATGTATGTTACGTGTGTGTGTTGCTGTTAGGAAGAAATTACAG aTTATGTTTTGGAAAAACAAAACCTTCCATGACTTAGAG GATTTCACATTGTATGAAGTCCCAAAAGCCATGTGCTGGTGTAAAGATTCCATATGTGTAGGATTTTATAAAAGAGAGTACTTTCTAGTCAAG gtCAATTCAGGTGATAccaaagagttatttcccttggGCAGTAAACAGCAGGACCCAATCATAGCTCGTTTAGATGATGACAGGTTGATGCTGGGGCGGGACGAGTCCTCCATTCTGATCGACTCTGACGGCAACCCGACACAGAGGTACCCCATCAGCTGGTCTGATCTACCCATTCAAATTG AAAATAATCCACCGTATGTGATTGCTGTGTTACCAAAGTATGTTGAAGTTCGGACTGTGGAACCTCGACTGATGATTCAGAATATTCCACTTTCTAAAGCTCACACCATTTGTCAAGGGAG TGGACATATATACATCTCATCTCAGACCAGTGTGTGGAAGCTTACCCCTAGATCTCTAAATTTCCAGATCAAGCAACTCTTGGAGAGCAAAGAGTTTGAACTGGCCTTGAAATTAGCT GACATGACAGAAGACAGACCAGAAGAAAAGGACAGACTCATACACAGAATTAGGACTCTTTACGCATTTCACCAGTTTTGTCAGCACAAGTTTGAGGAGTCGATGGCCATTTTTGTCAAACTTGGAACAG ATCCTTCCCATGTCATAGGACTATACCCAAACTTGCTCCCCCAGGAATTTAGGAACCAGTTAACCTATCCTGAGAGACCTCCTGACCTAGAGGGAGGGGAACTAGAAAAGGCATTACTGGCATTACAAGATTACCTCACTCAG AAAAGGAAAGAAGTTTCAAAGGATATCAACAAAGAGATTGAGACCACTGCCATCAAAGAAGGAGATGTGACAATAAAATCTAAGAAACAACTGAGTCAGATTATAGACACAACTCTTCTCAAGTGTTACCTTCAG ACCAATGACGCTCTTGTGGCACCATTGCTTCGCCTCAAGGACAACAATTGTCATGTTGAAGAAAGTGAGAAAGTTCTCAAGAAGAAAGAAAAGTTTAGCGAACTCATTATATTATACGAAAAAAAGGGTTTACATGAGAAAG ctctcCAGCTTCTTGTGAAACAAGCTGCCAGACCTAATTCTCCACTAAAAGGGCATGATAGAACTGTCCAGTATCTTCAGCATTTAG GTAAGGAGCATCTGAAGTTGATCTTTGAGTATGCTGAATGGGTGTTAAAGGAGCACCAAGAGGATGGACTCAAG ATTTTTACAGAGGATTTACCCGAAGTAGAAAATCTCCCGAGAGAGgaagttttaaattatttagaaaatatcaaTAGTGAACTTGCCATTCCATACTTA GAACACATCATTTGGAAGTGTGATGACAAGTCACCTGAATTCCACAATAGATTAGCCCAATTACTGCAGGAGAAAGTTCAAAAGCTCATGAAGGAATACCTACAAGGGCTTCCAGAAG GACACATTCCAAAGCGAGCGGGGCAGGAGCCAGGGGAGCTAGGCCAGGTCCGCAGTACTCTCCTCAAGTTCCTCAACATGTCGGAGTTCTACATCCCAGAAAGGCTACTCACCAGGTTCCCATTGG GTTTCTATGAGGAGAGAGCCATCTTGTTGGGTAGATTAGGCAGACATGAACAAGCTCTCGGGATCTATGTACATGTTCTTCATGATGATCGACTGGCAGAGGA ATACTGCAAGAAATATTACAGAAAAGATAAAGACAGCTTAAAAGAT gtgtatttctttttacttaAAATGTACTTGGACCCTCCTTCCCCTTCCACTTTGGGCGTGTCAGCCAGTCAAGGAATTGTTCCAAAACCCAACATGAATGCTGCTTTGAGACTTATGAAGGAACATGCTCCAAAAATTGACACTAGCAAG TCACTTGAACTCTTGCCATCTACAACCAAAATGTCAGAAATTTTGGCATACCTAGAGAATGTGATGGAACATCAGGCCATGATTAGGAGGAAAAACCAAGTGTTGAAGAGCATGTTGTATGCAGAGAACCTCCAG GTGCATGAACAAAGAATGTTTTATGAAAAGTGTAAGGTAACCATCACTGATGAAAAGATGTGTCGGGTCTGTCGCAAGAAAATTGGAAACAG tGCCTTTGTGAGGTATCCTAATGGAGTCATTGTTCACTATTACTGTTGTAAAGACCCCAAAGAGTGCCCAGTGGAAGTCTGA